In Haloarcula sp. H-GB4, a single genomic region encodes these proteins:
- a CDS encoding 5-formyltetrahydrofolate cyclo-ligase: protein MDKQTIRETVWDALEERSIARFPFPPHDRIPNFAGASEAAQRLAETAVWDAAETVKANPDSPQLPVRRAALRAGKTVYMAVPRLRDERCFYELDPAELDDIEAAPAVSNVADHARQVGPEAVGSVDLVVSGSVAVTEAGARIGKGEGYSDLEYAVLRELGLVDETTPVVTTVHELQIVGGPEGVVDTTVPVDDHDVPMDWVVTPERTVETETTHTTPAGVDWDALPPSRIDEIPVLSARRPD, encoded by the coding sequence ATGGACAAACAAACCATCCGTGAAACAGTCTGGGACGCGCTGGAAGAGCGCAGTATCGCTCGGTTTCCGTTTCCGCCCCACGACCGGATTCCGAACTTCGCGGGCGCGAGCGAGGCCGCACAGCGCTTGGCCGAGACGGCGGTATGGGACGCCGCCGAGACGGTCAAGGCGAATCCGGACTCGCCCCAGCTTCCGGTCCGGCGGGCGGCGCTGCGGGCCGGCAAGACAGTGTATATGGCCGTGCCACGGCTCCGGGACGAGCGATGCTTCTACGAACTCGATCCCGCCGAACTCGACGACATTGAGGCCGCACCGGCAGTGTCAAACGTCGCGGACCACGCGCGACAGGTCGGCCCGGAAGCGGTTGGGAGCGTCGACCTCGTGGTGTCGGGGTCGGTCGCGGTCACTGAAGCCGGCGCGCGAATCGGGAAGGGCGAGGGGTACAGCGACCTCGAATACGCCGTCCTCCGTGAACTGGGGCTGGTCGACGAGACGACACCGGTCGTGACGACGGTCCACGAACTCCAGATTGTCGGCGGCCCCGAAGGTGTCGTCGACACCACTGTCCCCGTCGACGACCATGACGTGCCGATGGACTGGGTTGTGACGCCGGAGCGCACGGTTGAGACGGAGACCACGCACACGACGCCAGCGGGCGTCGATTGGGACGCGCTTCCCCCGTCGCGCATCGACGAGATTCCGGTCCTATCGGCTCGTCGGCCCGACTGA
- a CDS encoding ATP-binding cassette domain-containing protein: protein MLDVSDLAVSFGEQSVVSGVGFSVDRGSLVGLVGPNGAGKTTVLRAVKGTLDPDAGTVRVDGEPISDRSAKAVSRLVASTPQGTALSFDFSVRQTVEMGRTPHLGRFDRMDEDDRNAVETAMERASVTQFADRPFTSLSGGERQRVLLARALAQETPVLLLDEPTASLDINHAVRTLELVRALVKDGKTAIAAIHDLNLAARYCDELVLLASGGIRAAGRPADVLTSDTLRDAFDAETLVTTQPGTDAPLVTPLADREAVDRRIHVVGTGKPAASAVSTLVGAGCRVSVGVAPAGDIAAERARDLDCEAVTVPAFAGIDDAARERAAELARAADAVVIAGETGDGNRPVVEAGGTRLAVETDDTALASNGRDAVPMAALPTAVASLLPAPERDATPPLN, encoded by the coding sequence ATGCTCGACGTATCCGACCTCGCGGTGTCTTTCGGCGAGCAGTCGGTCGTCTCGGGCGTCGGTTTCAGCGTCGACCGTGGGTCACTCGTCGGCCTCGTCGGCCCTAACGGCGCGGGCAAGACGACCGTCCTGCGAGCGGTGAAGGGGACACTCGATCCAGACGCCGGAACGGTTCGCGTCGACGGCGAGCCGATCTCGGACCGCTCGGCGAAGGCGGTGAGCCGCCTCGTCGCGAGCACGCCACAAGGAACCGCGCTGTCGTTCGACTTCAGCGTCAGGCAGACCGTTGAAATGGGGCGGACACCGCATCTCGGCCGGTTCGACCGGATGGACGAGGACGACCGGAATGCCGTCGAGACAGCGATGGAGCGCGCGAGCGTTACCCAGTTCGCCGACCGGCCGTTCACCTCGCTGTCCGGCGGCGAGCGCCAGCGTGTCCTGCTGGCCCGGGCGCTGGCTCAAGAGACGCCAGTCCTCCTGCTGGACGAGCCGACGGCGAGCCTCGACATCAACCACGCCGTCCGCACGCTCGAACTGGTCCGGGCGCTGGTCAAGGACGGAAAGACAGCCATTGCTGCGATTCACGACCTCAATCTGGCCGCCCGGTACTGCGACGAACTGGTGTTGCTCGCCAGCGGCGGCATCCGTGCTGCGGGCCGTCCCGCCGATGTTCTCACGAGCGACACGCTGCGGGATGCTTTCGACGCGGAGACGCTGGTGACGACCCAGCCCGGCACCGATGCGCCGCTCGTGACGCCGCTGGCTGACCGGGAGGCAGTCGACCGCCGCATCCACGTCGTCGGGACCGGCAAGCCGGCGGCATCCGCGGTCTCGACGCTCGTCGGGGCTGGCTGTCGCGTCAGTGTCGGCGTCGCGCCCGCCGGCGACATAGCCGCCGAGCGGGCCCGAGACCTCGACTGTGAGGCGGTTACGGTCCCAGCCTTCGCTGGCATCGACGACGCGGCCCGCGAACGCGCGGCCGAACTCGCCCGGGCCGCCGATGCCGTCGTGATAGCGGGCGAGACCGGTGACGGCAACAGGCCGGTCGTCGAGGCTGGCGGGACCCGCCTCGCGGTCGAGACGGATGATACTGCCCTCGCCAGCAACGGTCGCGACGCCGTGCCGATGGCCGCGCTCCCCACAGCGGTCGCGTCTCTGCTGCCCGCACCGGAGCGCGATGCAACACCGCCGCTCAATTAG
- a CDS encoding PGF-CTERM-anchored ABC transporter substrate-binding protein, whose protein sequence is MRRLSLVCVFVLLVGSLAGVSPAAATTATQADDCSFPVTMTDATGTEVTLEERPERVTTTNPSAAQTMWEIGGRSQVVGLTQYASYLDGAEGRTNVSASFGVNVERVVSTNPDLVIAPNASAGDVTPLRQAGLTVYHLPAATTIEDIRTKTATIGRLTGNCGGASEANAWMDANVDAVRQVTADAEDRPAALYPLGGGYVAADNTFVTSLIELAGAENVAARNHTQYPQLSDEIILKLNPEVLFVTENSATIAETEPYASTTAGETNSTVSVRVRDINQPAPRSVVSFAHNATAQLYPDRYDADSYVPRSAVTKTSEPTPADHTPSTDQSTTDASGPGFTAVAALVALLALVCTQQFRRRRP, encoded by the coding sequence ATGCGACGACTTTCTCTCGTCTGTGTCTTTGTCTTGCTTGTCGGCTCGCTTGCGGGCGTCTCTCCGGCCGCAGCAACAACTGCCACGCAGGCCGACGACTGCTCGTTTCCCGTCACGATGACTGACGCGACCGGGACCGAGGTCACCCTCGAGGAACGCCCGGAGCGGGTCACGACGACCAACCCTTCGGCTGCCCAGACGATGTGGGAGATCGGCGGTCGCTCTCAGGTGGTCGGGCTCACCCAGTATGCAAGCTATCTGGACGGCGCTGAGGGTCGGACGAACGTCTCCGCGAGCTTCGGCGTCAACGTCGAGCGCGTCGTCAGTACGAACCCGGACCTGGTGATTGCGCCGAACGCCAGCGCCGGTGACGTGACCCCGCTCCGGCAGGCCGGGCTCACCGTGTATCACCTTCCAGCTGCGACAACTATCGAAGATATCCGGACAAAGACGGCGACTATCGGTCGCCTGACTGGTAACTGCGGGGGCGCGAGCGAAGCGAACGCTTGGATGGACGCGAACGTCGACGCCGTTCGACAGGTCACCGCAGACGCCGAAGATCGTCCGGCCGCGCTGTACCCGCTGGGCGGGGGGTACGTGGCGGCAGACAACACCTTCGTCACGTCGCTCATCGAACTCGCCGGCGCGGAGAACGTCGCCGCACGCAACCACACGCAGTACCCACAACTCAGCGACGAGATTATCCTCAAACTCAATCCGGAGGTCCTCTTCGTCACCGAAAACTCGGCGACCATTGCTGAGACGGAACCATACGCCAGCACGACCGCGGGCGAGACCAACTCGACGGTCTCTGTCCGGGTGCGGGACATTAACCAGCCCGCGCCCCGCAGCGTCGTCTCCTTCGCACACAACGCTACCGCGCAGCTCTATCCGGACCGCTACGACGCCGACAGCTACGTTCCGAGGTCGGCCGTGACCAAAACGAGCGAGCCCACGCCCGCGGACCACACGCCGAGCACTGACCAGTCCACGACCGACGCCAGCGGTCCCGGATTCACAGCTGTCGCGGCGCTTGTCGCACTGCTGGCGCTGGTCTGCACACAGCAGTTCCGCCGCCGGAGGCCGTAG
- a CDS encoding DEAD/DEAH box helicase, with protein MDDTISWLRNRPYYEGQIVDQRTVPGRDARTADCEVADRLAGVLEDRGITDLYTHQVDAIEAVRSGDNVVLATETASGKSLAYTVPAFERALDRRATTLYIAPQVALINDQTETLSELAQGLGFASGVSVAQYTGRQSKSEKEAIRERQPTVLLTTPDMLHYGILPHAHRLWDWFFQRLETVVIDEVHGYRGVFGSHVSLVMRRLQRVAERFDAGDRGAGSDGGTAGGPEWVCCSATIGNPVEHAAAVTGQLERSFALVDEDASASGPRHWLLWNPPEYEGDSWGSGRRKSNHVETKQLFVDLVERGLQTVVFAGSRQTAERYASDSADELRSRGEHDLADSVGAYQAALTDDRRRELEQGLQSGDLRGVWSTSALELGVDVGGLDAVLLDGYPGTRMRAFQQAGRAGRGTDPALVALVGGEDQLDQYVLRNPDALFKTGAEQAVTNPENEQLLPDHVHAAACENWLSPDDDRHFGETFPDMVSGLESAGKLDRRQTDQGMRWLGNGSPHHEMNLRTVDDGEVKLVAKGDVIAKLSVEDALRDAHPGAIYHHQGRRYEVTDLDLDTGVAELDRTWADYFTRVLHDKTITVEADLAERRLPTREDVPVRFASVTMRKQITGYERRDGSSGEVLGQRSLDLPETTLETKALYHTVPSDLESQIRQGAYGAEGDRGSGGGGQSGDAATDGGDTGDFSGAIHAAEHAMISMFPFEYLCDRGDIGGLSTPRHPHTGEPTIFIYDGYPGGIGLTRAGYHNIGPLMDTTLSMLTACDCADGCPACVQSPHCGNANDPLDKHGAIHLLDGLLNR; from the coding sequence GTGGACGACACGATTTCGTGGCTCCGGAACCGGCCGTACTACGAGGGACAGATCGTCGACCAGCGGACGGTCCCGGGCCGGGACGCGCGGACCGCGGACTGCGAGGTTGCGGACCGGCTCGCCGGCGTCCTCGAAGACCGGGGTATCACGGACCTCTACACCCACCAAGTGGACGCAATCGAGGCGGTCCGGTCCGGTGACAACGTCGTTCTCGCGACCGAGACGGCGAGCGGTAAGAGCCTCGCCTACACCGTTCCGGCGTTCGAGCGGGCGCTTGACCGCCGGGCGACAACGCTGTACATCGCACCACAGGTCGCGCTCATCAACGACCAGACGGAGACGCTGTCGGAACTGGCACAGGGACTCGGGTTTGCCTCCGGCGTCTCCGTTGCCCAGTACACTGGCCGACAGTCGAAGTCAGAGAAGGAGGCCATCCGGGAGCGTCAGCCGACCGTGTTGCTGACGACGCCGGACATGCTCCACTACGGCATCCTCCCCCACGCTCACCGGCTGTGGGACTGGTTCTTCCAGCGGCTCGAGACCGTCGTCATCGACGAGGTCCACGGCTACCGCGGCGTGTTCGGCAGCCACGTCTCGCTGGTGATGCGCCGCCTCCAGCGCGTTGCCGAACGGTTCGACGCTGGGGACAGAGGCGCAGGAAGCGACGGTGGGACAGCGGGCGGCCCGGAGTGGGTCTGTTGCTCGGCGACCATCGGCAATCCGGTCGAACACGCGGCGGCTGTCACGGGCCAACTTGAGCGGTCGTTCGCACTGGTCGACGAGGACGCCAGTGCCAGCGGGCCGCGTCACTGGCTGCTGTGGAACCCACCGGAGTACGAGGGCGACAGCTGGGGGAGCGGCCGCCGGAAGTCGAACCACGTCGAAACGAAACAGCTGTTCGTTGACCTCGTCGAACGAGGTCTCCAGACGGTCGTCTTCGCCGGGTCACGCCAGACGGCCGAGCGGTACGCCAGCGACAGCGCCGACGAACTCCGGAGCCGCGGGGAACACGACCTCGCCGACAGCGTCGGTGCGTATCAGGCCGCGCTGACCGACGACCGGCGACGCGAACTGGAGCAGGGTCTGCAGTCCGGTGACCTGCGGGGCGTCTGGTCGACCAGCGCGCTCGAACTGGGCGTCGACGTGGGCGGCCTCGACGCCGTGTTGCTGGACGGCTACCCTGGCACGCGGATGCGGGCCTTCCAGCAGGCCGGGCGGGCCGGCCGCGGCACCGACCCCGCGCTCGTCGCGCTGGTCGGCGGGGAGGACCAGCTAGACCAGTACGTCCTGCGCAACCCAGACGCGCTATTCAAGACGGGGGCCGAGCAGGCCGTCACCAATCCCGAAAATGAGCAACTGCTGCCGGACCACGTCCATGCAGCCGCCTGCGAGAATTGGCTCTCGCCAGACGACGACCGCCATTTCGGCGAGACGTTCCCCGACATGGTTTCGGGCCTCGAATCGGCCGGAAAGCTCGACCGCCGCCAGACCGACCAGGGAATGCGCTGGCTCGGCAACGGTAGCCCGCACCACGAGATGAACCTGCGGACCGTCGATGACGGCGAGGTGAAGCTGGTGGCAAAAGGCGACGTGATAGCGAAGCTCTCCGTCGAGGATGCACTGCGAGACGCCCACCCCGGCGCGATTTACCACCATCAGGGCCGGCGCTACGAGGTGACAGACCTCGATCTCGATACAGGCGTTGCCGAGCTTGACCGGACATGGGCCGATTACTTCACTCGCGTCCTGCACGACAAGACCATCACCGTCGAGGCGGACCTGGCGGAGCGGCGACTGCCGACCCGCGAGGACGTACCGGTCCGCTTCGCCTCAGTGACGATGCGCAAGCAGATCACCGGCTACGAGCGTCGCGACGGCTCCTCCGGGGAGGTACTCGGGCAGCGCTCGCTTGACCTGCCGGAGACGACACTGGAGACGAAGGCGCTGTACCACACCGTGCCGTCTGACCTAGAAAGCCAGATACGGCAGGGAGCATACGGAGCCGAAGGCGACCGCGGGAGCGGTGGCGGCGGTCAGTCCGGCGATGCAGCGACCGACGGTGGTGACACCGGCGACTTCTCAGGGGCAATCCACGCCGCAGAGCACGCGATGATTTCGATGTTTCCTTTCGAATACCTCTGTGACCGCGGCGACATCGGCGGCCTGTCGACGCCGCGACACCCGCACACCGGCGAGCCGACCATCTTCATCTACGACGGGTACCCCGGCGGTATCGGCCTAACACGGGCCGGCTACCACAACATCGGACCGCTGATGGACACCACGCTGTCGATGCTGACCGCGTGTGACTGCGCCGACGGCTGCCCGGCCTGCGTGCAGTCGCCCCACTGCGGGAACGCGAACGACCCGCTGGACAAACACGGTGCGATACATCTACTGGACGGATTGTTGAATCGATAA
- the btuC gene encoding vitamin B12 ABC transporter permease BtuC has translation MRFAGRTVGWSAGLVAVLCAVVTTSAGIGPVWIPPDIVGRVLLNTVVVPTGISVSGPTVGVTTAHVFSYAVSDLQTQIVLQVRLPRILLGAVVGFSLAAAGTIMQGIFRNPMADPSIIGVSSGAAVGAVGFIVAPVVIPFGLGLRGAAFVGALVAAFGVYLIATRNGRTPVATLLLAGVAIQTFLGAVVSFLLLHSGESIRRALYWLMGHLKGASWPEVTSSVVLVAIPFVVLLAYARDLNVMLLGEEDAQSLGIEVERTKRVLLALSAVITAAGVAVAGIVGFVGLIVPHVMRLLVGPDHRILLPTAALAGASFLVATDTLARSGSAEVPVGIVTAVLGAPFFLYLLRKREVHEL, from the coding sequence ATGCGTTTCGCGGGTCGGACCGTCGGGTGGTCGGCGGGGCTCGTCGCCGTCCTCTGTGCCGTGGTGACGACGAGCGCCGGCATCGGCCCGGTTTGGATTCCACCCGATATCGTCGGGAGAGTGCTGCTCAACACCGTCGTCGTCCCGACTGGTATCTCGGTCTCAGGCCCTACTGTCGGCGTGACTACGGCCCACGTGTTCTCCTACGCTGTGAGCGACCTCCAGACACAAATCGTGCTGCAGGTCCGACTCCCCCGGATACTGCTCGGTGCGGTCGTCGGCTTCTCGCTCGCCGCCGCGGGGACGATCATGCAGGGGATCTTCCGGAACCCGATGGCTGATCCCTCTATCATTGGCGTCTCCTCCGGCGCGGCGGTCGGCGCGGTCGGCTTCATCGTTGCGCCCGTCGTGATCCCGTTCGGGCTCGGGCTCCGCGGCGCGGCCTTCGTGGGGGCGCTGGTCGCGGCCTTTGGTGTCTATCTCATCGCGACGCGGAACGGCCGCACACCGGTCGCGACGCTGTTGCTGGCCGGCGTGGCGATACAGACGTTTCTCGGCGCGGTGGTCTCCTTCCTGTTGCTCCACAGCGGCGAGAGCATCCGGCGGGCGCTGTACTGGCTAATGGGCCATCTCAAAGGCGCGTCCTGGCCCGAAGTGACCAGCAGCGTCGTGCTCGTTGCCATCCCGTTCGTCGTGCTGCTGGCGTATGCACGCGACCTGAATGTGATGCTGCTCGGCGAGGAGGACGCACAGAGCCTCGGTATCGAGGTCGAACGAACCAAGCGGGTCCTGCTCGCGCTGTCGGCAGTCATCACGGCGGCGGGCGTCGCCGTCGCCGGCATCGTTGGCTTCGTCGGCCTCATCGTGCCTCACGTGATGCGGCTGCTCGTCGGGCCTGACCACCGGATACTGCTCCCGACGGCGGCGCTCGCCGGGGCGTCGTTCCTCGTGGCGACGGACACGCTAGCACGCTCGGGTAGCGCCGAGGTCCCGGTCGGTATCGTCACTGCCGTCCTCGGTGCGCCGTTTTTCCTGTATCTGCTCCGGAAGCGGGAGGTGCACGAACTGTGA
- a CDS encoding ATP-binding protein — protein MDTPVATPNRHGHDGTAGRVRVLYVDADCDDVTAVKETLTGSTDEFTVTVCETVDDALKSLEDASYDCIVSEYRLPDRNGIELLSVVREQSSDLPFLLFTDDGDESVASDAISAGVTDYVTKTPLSEQTEFLRQRITAAVARYQEEADILDRMTDAFFAVDENWEFTYANERGRRVIGRAMAGDGDTTDLLGKNIWEVVPSLEETEFSKQYRQAMTKQEPTSFEAYFEPLQTWFEVSAYPSQTGISVYFRDITERHEHEKEIRSRERTLREIYRVISRKDLDFEEKVERLLEIGQNALRAETAVLSHIDGDMYVFEIVRDRTGAIEAGDTVPLDATNCERAVVEEQTLVLADIAADRPELTTKTGYTEMGVSCYLGTPVVVDESVYGTFCFYGTEPRDSFSEWEVTLVELMGNWISYEQERERREQELTRQRNRLEDFASVVSHDLRNPLNVAFGRLTLVDEAYDGDPEHVESLRRSLERMDELIDDVLALARGGHKVIDATETSLDDIITAAWDTVESSDATLERVDTDARITGDQTRIQQLFENLFRNSVEHSDDPVTVCVGTLADGRGFYVADDGPGIPEDERDEVFERGYTTSDEGTGFGLAIVSEIVDAHGGRITVTESEDGGVRFDVTGVQVDRL, from the coding sequence ATGGATACACCCGTGGCCACGCCGAACCGTCACGGGCATGACGGAACTGCCGGGCGGGTACGCGTTCTCTATGTCGATGCGGACTGTGACGACGTCACGGCAGTCAAAGAGACGCTGACTGGTAGCACCGACGAATTCACTGTGACGGTGTGTGAAACGGTTGACGACGCGCTCAAATCCCTCGAAGACGCGTCCTACGACTGCATTGTCAGCGAGTACCGACTCCCGGATCGGAACGGGATCGAACTGTTGAGCGTCGTCCGGGAGCAGTCGTCTGACCTCCCGTTTTTGTTATTCACTGATGATGGGGACGAAAGCGTGGCCAGCGATGCCATTTCTGCCGGGGTCACGGACTACGTGACGAAGACACCCCTCTCAGAGCAGACGGAGTTCCTTCGGCAGCGGATCACCGCTGCTGTCGCTCGTTATCAGGAGGAGGCGGACATTCTCGACCGGATGACCGACGCGTTCTTTGCGGTGGACGAAAACTGGGAGTTCACATACGCCAACGAACGCGGTCGCCGCGTCATCGGCCGTGCGATGGCGGGAGACGGTGATACCACCGACTTGCTGGGGAAAAACATCTGGGAAGTGGTCCCGTCCCTCGAAGAAACGGAGTTCAGCAAGCAGTACCGACAGGCGATGACTAAGCAGGAGCCAACATCCTTCGAAGCGTACTTCGAGCCGCTACAGACGTGGTTCGAAGTGTCTGCGTACCCATCGCAAACCGGAATTTCGGTGTACTTCCGTGATATCACTGAGCGACACGAGCACGAGAAAGAGATCAGGAGCAGAGAGCGGACGCTCCGAGAGATTTACCGGGTCATCTCGCGTAAGGATCTGGATTTCGAGGAGAAGGTCGAGCGACTCCTCGAAATCGGGCAGAACGCCCTCAGAGCCGAAACGGCTGTACTCTCACACATCGATGGCGATATGTACGTCTTCGAAATCGTCCGCGACCGGACGGGAGCTATCGAGGCGGGCGATACAGTCCCGCTGGACGCCACGAACTGCGAGCGGGCCGTCGTTGAGGAGCAGACACTGGTGCTCGCCGACATCGCCGCGGACCGTCCTGAACTGACCACCAAGACCGGCTACACGGAGATGGGTGTCTCCTGTTATCTTGGAACGCCCGTCGTCGTCGACGAGTCGGTGTACGGCACGTTCTGCTTCTACGGGACGGAACCCCGTGATTCCTTCTCGGAGTGGGAAGTCACGCTTGTTGAGTTGATGGGGAACTGGATCAGCTACGAACAGGAGCGCGAACGCCGTGAGCAGGAACTCACCCGCCAGCGAAACCGTCTGGAGGACTTCGCCAGCGTCGTCAGCCACGACCTCCGGAACCCACTTAACGTTGCGTTCGGCCGGCTCACGCTTGTTGACGAGGCGTACGACGGGGACCCGGAACACGTCGAATCGCTCCGGCGGTCACTCGAACGGATGGACGAACTCATCGACGACGTGCTCGCGCTCGCTCGCGGCGGCCACAAGGTCATCGACGCGACCGAAACGTCGTTAGACGACATCATCACAGCCGCCTGGGACACCGTCGAGAGTTCGGACGCGACGCTTGAACGGGTCGATACGGACGCACGAATTACGGGCGACCAGACGCGCATTCAACAACTCTTCGAGAATCTCTTCCGAAACAGTGTGGAACACAGCGACGACCCCGTGACCGTCTGCGTCGGGACCCTCGCTGACGGCCGGGGGTTCTACGTCGCGGACGACGGTCCCGGGATTCCCGAAGACGAGCGTGACGAGGTGTTCGAGCGCGGCTACACCACGAGCGACGAAGGGACCGGCTTCGGGCTGGCTATCGTTTCCGAAATCGTCGACGCCCACGGTGGCCGGATCACTGTCACAGAAAGCGAGGACGGCGGAGTGCGATTCGATGTGACCGGTGTTCAGGTCGACCGCTTATAG
- a CDS encoding sensor histidine kinase KdpD: protein MFRNVLTNAIQHNDSAPPSVAVDVTDDGDAVSVTVSDNGPGIPDEQKRTVFERGEKRPDSEGTGVGLYLVRTLVDAYGGDVWVEDNEPRGAVVGLTLPKAADDI from the coding sequence GTGTTTCGGAACGTCCTCACCAACGCCATCCAGCACAACGATTCGGCACCGCCGTCGGTCGCCGTCGACGTAACTGACGACGGTGACGCAGTCAGCGTCACTGTCAGCGACAACGGTCCGGGAATCCCGGACGAGCAGAAACGGACGGTGTTCGAGCGCGGGGAGAAGCGACCGGACAGTGAGGGGACCGGCGTCGGCCTCTATCTTGTCCGAACGCTGGTCGATGCGTACGGCGGCGACGTGTGGGTCGAAGATAACGAGCCGCGGGGGGCCGTTGTCGGACTCACGCTGCCGAAAGCGGCGGATGACATCTGA